The Humidesulfovibrio mexicanus genome window below encodes:
- a CDS encoding AraC family transcriptional regulator: MSGAPLHDEVRFWRDKALPGVEARSSTYTSNAFRTHTHRACLVSLVDNGRTRFTLEGQTRIVQAGQMAVIEAGRPHSCNPVSGSGFSYRVLAVSPGWLAGAAQEAQRPPRFASPVLDDPELFAAWAELHAAFVQCAPATDKEALLMACLRELLARHAAPCAAAERTASPAVEAARRHMTDNAGARAPLDELARAAGLSPHHFLRVFKAETGLPPHAFQIQQAIEHAKTLLAEGAPISQAALDAGFADQSHFSRLFRAFTGATPGQYLSGGAQGREPASRT; this comes from the coding sequence GTGTCCGGCGCCCCTCTGCACGACGAGGTGCGCTTCTGGCGCGACAAAGCCCTCCCCGGAGTGGAGGCGCGCAGTTCCACCTACACAAGCAACGCCTTCCGCACCCACACCCACCGCGCCTGCCTCGTTTCCCTGGTGGACAACGGCCGCACCCGCTTCACCCTTGAGGGCCAAACGCGCATCGTACAGGCGGGGCAGATGGCCGTCATCGAGGCCGGACGCCCACACTCCTGCAATCCTGTGTCCGGGTCCGGCTTCTCCTACCGCGTGCTGGCCGTAAGCCCAGGCTGGCTGGCCGGGGCCGCGCAGGAGGCCCAACGCCCCCCCCGCTTCGCCAGCCCGGTGCTGGACGACCCCGAACTCTTCGCCGCCTGGGCGGAGCTGCACGCGGCCTTTGTGCAGTGCGCGCCCGCCACGGACAAAGAGGCCCTGCTCATGGCCTGCCTGCGGGAACTTCTGGCCCGCCACGCCGCGCCGTGCGCCGCCGCCGAGCGGACTGCAAGCCCCGCGGTGGAGGCCGCCCGCCGCCACATGACGGACAACGCCGGAGCCAGGGCGCCTCTGGACGAACTGGCGCGCGCGGCCGGGCTTTCGCCGCATCATTTCCTGCGGGTGTTCAAGGCCGAAACCGGGCTGCCGCCCCATGCCTTCCAGATCCAGCAGGCCATAGAGCACGCCAAGACCCTGCTGGCGGAAGGCGCGCCCATCAGCCAGGCCGCCCTGGACGCGGGCTTCGCCGACCAGAGCCATTTTTCGCGATTGTTCCGCGCGTTCACAGGGGCCACCCCCGGCCAGTACCTCTCCGGCGGCGCGCAAGGCCGCGAGCCGGCCTCCCGCACCTGA
- the corA gene encoding magnesium/cobalt transporter CorA, with product MFDSLHRRIRKKGLPPGTVAYVGPEQSAQVAIELIHADAGGVRHDRAASPEDCLKAAQTPGLTWINVDGLHDPACVTRLGELFHLHPLVLEDIVHTGQRPKLDELDSALFAVLKMLRYNEDARTIADEQVSFVLMPGVLLTFQEKGGGDVFGEVRKRLVSGTGKLAKSGPDYLLYALVDAMVDNYFVVLERMGEDIEEVEEALLSAPSPRDIATIHGLRREALFLRRFVWPLREVLARLEKLGPPLVEDATVLYLRDLYDHTIQVMDTVETFRDMLSGMLDLYLSNASLKLNETMKVLTMISTIFIPLSFLASLYGMNFRHMPELETAYGYYVVLAVMALTVAGMVLFFRRKGWLGSSASGADGGAEGDRDGG from the coding sequence ATGTTCGATTCCCTGCACCGTCGCATCCGCAAAAAGGGGCTGCCGCCCGGCACCGTGGCCTACGTGGGGCCGGAGCAAAGCGCCCAGGTGGCCATCGAGCTCATTCACGCGGACGCTGGCGGCGTGCGCCATGATCGCGCCGCCAGCCCGGAGGACTGCCTGAAGGCCGCGCAGACCCCGGGCCTCACCTGGATCAACGTGGACGGCCTGCATGACCCGGCCTGCGTCACGCGCCTGGGCGAGTTGTTCCACCTGCACCCCCTTGTGCTGGAGGACATCGTCCACACGGGCCAGCGCCCCAAGCTCGACGAACTGGACAGCGCGCTCTTCGCGGTGCTCAAAATGCTGCGCTACAACGAAGACGCGCGCACCATCGCCGACGAACAGGTAAGCTTTGTGCTCATGCCCGGCGTGCTGCTGACTTTTCAGGAAAAGGGCGGCGGCGACGTGTTCGGCGAGGTGCGCAAACGGCTGGTTTCCGGCACGGGCAAGCTGGCGAAAAGCGGGCCGGACTACCTTCTGTACGCCTTGGTGGACGCCATGGTGGACAACTACTTCGTGGTTCTGGAGCGCATGGGCGAGGACATCGAGGAGGTGGAGGAGGCGCTGCTCAGCGCGCCCTCGCCCAGGGACATCGCCACCATCCACGGCCTGCGTCGCGAAGCCCTGTTCCTGCGGCGCTTCGTGTGGCCCCTGCGCGAGGTGCTGGCCCGACTGGAGAAACTCGGCCCGCCGTTGGTGGAGGACGCCACCGTGCTCTACCTGCGCGACCTCTACGACCACACCATCCAGGTGATGGACACGGTGGAGACTTTCCGCGACATGCTCTCCGGAATGCTGGACCTGTACCTCTCCAACGCCAGCCTGAAGCTGAACGAGACCATGAAGGTGCTGACCATGATCAGCACCATCTTCATCCCCTTGAGCTTTCTGGCCTCGCTCTACGGCATGAACTTCCGGCACATGCCGGAACTGGAGACCGCGTACGGCTATTATGTGGTGCTCGCGGTGATGGCGCTCACCGTGGCGGGCATGGTGTTGTTCTTCCGGCGCAAGGGCTGGCTCGGCTCCAGCGCTTCCGGCGCGGACGGCGGGGCCGAAGGCGACCGGGACGGCGGCTAA
- a CDS encoding N-acyl homoserine lactonase family protein, with protein sequence MSTFKIHPIVMGTKIFDHGMMTYQHAYGKPYTIPIYCWYLEGGDKKILVDTGEMKPIVSQEREAAIGGKIYTFEEGLALYGLKPEDIDIVVHTHLHNDHCENDYKCVNATFYVHEAELKRIHDPHPLDFRYLEDYITDVEDNGQVVALTGDAEIVPGVRVMHTPAHTEGGMTVLVDTEKGVAAITGFCIIMENLFPPKEVRAMEMEVIPCGTVVNSYQAYDNILKVKNAADILLPLHEPRFAATPTIPE encoded by the coding sequence GTGTCCACGTTCAAGATCCACCCCATCGTCATGGGCACCAAGATATTCGACCACGGCATGATGACCTACCAGCACGCCTACGGAAAGCCGTACACCATCCCCATCTACTGCTGGTACCTGGAAGGCGGGGACAAGAAGATCCTTGTGGACACGGGCGAAATGAAGCCCATCGTCAGCCAGGAGCGCGAGGCCGCCATCGGCGGCAAGATTTACACCTTCGAGGAAGGGCTGGCCCTGTACGGCCTCAAGCCGGAGGACATCGACATCGTGGTCCATACCCACCTGCACAACGACCATTGCGAAAACGACTACAAGTGCGTCAACGCAACGTTCTACGTGCACGAGGCGGAGCTCAAGCGCATCCACGACCCGCACCCCCTGGATTTCCGCTATCTTGAGGACTACATCACCGACGTGGAGGACAACGGCCAGGTGGTGGCGCTCACGGGGGATGCGGAGATCGTGCCCGGCGTACGCGTGATGCACACCCCGGCCCACACCGAGGGCGGCATGACCGTGCTGGTGGACACCGAAAAGGGCGTGGCCGCCATCACCGGCTTCTGCATCATCATGGAGAACCTCTTTCCCCCCAAGGAAGTGCGCGCCATGGAGATGGAGGTCATCCCCTGCGGGACCGTGGTGAACAGCTACCAGGCTTATGACAACATCCTCAAGGTCAAGAACGCGGCGGACATCCTGCTGCCCCTGCACGAGCCGCGCTTCGCCGCAACCCCGACCATACCGGAATAG
- the rfaD gene encoding ADP-glyceromanno-heptose 6-epimerase, giving the protein MYIVTGGAGFIGSAMIWKLNRMGIDDILVVDNLASTEKWKNLVNLRYTDYLHRDRFIKMIAGGEDPFGVTAVVHMGACSSTTERDADFLMENNTRYTQVVCRYALERKARFLNASSAATYGGGEFGFGDDHAGLGRLRPLNMYGYSKHLFDLWAQRAGLLDSIASIKFFNVFGPNEYHKGDMKSVICKAHAQISEQGRMRLFRSYRSEFPDGGQMRDFVYVKDCVDIMWWLLEHPEAGGVINVGTGIARTWNDLARAVFLAMGRRPEIEYIDMPESIRDKYQYLTRADMGKLRALGYTAPFSTLEDAVRDYVTGYLAADDLYLDARHG; this is encoded by the coding sequence ATGTACATCGTCACAGGCGGCGCGGGTTTCATCGGCAGCGCCATGATCTGGAAGCTGAACCGGATGGGCATCGACGACATCCTTGTGGTGGACAATCTGGCCAGCACCGAGAAGTGGAAGAATCTCGTCAACCTGCGCTACACAGACTACCTGCACCGCGACCGGTTCATCAAGATGATCGCGGGGGGGGAGGATCCCTTCGGGGTGACGGCCGTGGTGCATATGGGCGCCTGCTCCAGCACCACGGAGCGCGATGCCGACTTCTTGATGGAGAACAACACCCGTTACACCCAGGTGGTGTGCCGGTACGCCCTTGAACGCAAGGCCCGTTTTCTGAACGCCTCCAGCGCGGCGACCTACGGCGGGGGCGAATTCGGCTTCGGCGACGACCATGCCGGGCTGGGGCGGCTCAGGCCGCTCAACATGTACGGCTACTCCAAGCACCTCTTTGACCTGTGGGCCCAGCGCGCCGGTCTGCTGGACTCCATCGCCAGCATCAAGTTCTTCAACGTCTTCGGCCCAAACGAGTACCACAAGGGCGACATGAAGAGCGTCATCTGCAAGGCCCATGCGCAGATTTCGGAGCAGGGCCGGATGCGCCTGTTCCGCTCCTACCGGTCGGAGTTTCCCGATGGCGGCCAGATGCGCGATTTCGTGTACGTGAAGGACTGCGTGGACATCATGTGGTGGCTGCTTGAACACCCGGAGGCCGGGGGCGTCATCAATGTTGGCACCGGAATTGCTCGGACATGGAATGATTTGGCCAGGGCGGTGTTCCTGGCGATGGGAAGACGGCCGGAGATCGAGTACATCGACATGCCCGAGAGCATCCGCGACAAGTACCAGTACCTTACCCGCGCGGACATGGGCAAGCTCCGGGCCCTTGGCTACACGGCCCCCTTCAGCACCCTGGAGGACGCCGTGCGCGACTACGTGACCGGGTACCTGGCTGCGGACGACCTCTACCTCGACGCGCGGCACGGCTAG
- a CDS encoding MarR family winged helix-turn-helix transcriptional regulator — translation MSLPGADAPPVSGQELALLFRRVSRFMSRISHRCDHAHHAQARVLGIVRERGSISQAELLDLLDVRSSSLSELLGKLERAGLITRTRNEQDRRGFLVSVAGGEAGAVAPGPDMDREGAESVFACLGEDERRQLAGLLSRLVETLEREPSGLGDGLGFGPGGGLRRGCMGRGRECAARGGRPGRRSRTE, via the coding sequence GTGAGCCTGCCCGGCGCGGACGCGCCGCCGGTTTCCGGCCAGGAGCTGGCCCTGCTGTTTCGCCGGGTCTCGCGGTTCATGTCCAGGATTTCGCACCGTTGCGACCACGCGCACCACGCCCAGGCCCGCGTGCTGGGCATCGTGCGGGAGCGGGGATCCATCAGCCAGGCCGAGCTGCTCGACCTGCTCGACGTGCGCTCGTCCTCCTTGAGCGAGCTTCTGGGCAAGCTGGAGCGGGCCGGGCTCATCACGCGCACCCGCAACGAGCAGGACCGGCGCGGCTTCCTTGTGTCCGTCGCGGGCGGGGAAGCCGGGGCGGTCGCGCCAGGCCCGGACATGGACCGGGAGGGTGCGGAGTCCGTCTTTGCCTGCCTTGGCGAGGACGAGCGCCGACAGCTTGCCGGGTTGTTGTCGCGGCTTGTGGAGACACTGGAGCGGGAGCCCTCGGGGCTTGGAGACGGCCTTGGCTTCGGGCCTGGCGGCGGCCTGCGGCGCGGCTGCATGGGCCGCGGCAGGGAATGCGCTGCGCGGGGCGGACGGCCGGGTCGCCGGTCCCGCACGGAATAG
- a CDS encoding DMT family transporter codes for MDTPRLSLAPYLCLAGAVLLWGTSFTAMKYALMGFAPMVVVFLRMALASLLLLPAWGHVPKAGRRPGDLKWLALMCLLQPCLYFLLEGFAMSLTTSAQAGMISSLVPLLVAAGAYAFLGEPLGPRMVLGVCLSLGGVVWLSLCGAAEQAAPNPPLGNLLELFAMCCASGYMVVIKHLSRRYDSWHLTELQVFAGAVFFLPTALATDTRWLADPAGALAVVPLEAWLGVAYLGGVVTLGAFGMYHRAVVSLPSAQAAASINLVPLVAVLAGWAMLGERLALGQVLACGLILCGVLLGQTRGGRRAQDASPTGAPTADA; via the coding sequence ATGGACACGCCACGCCTTTCCCTTGCTCCGTATCTGTGCCTGGCCGGAGCCGTGCTCCTCTGGGGCACCAGCTTCACGGCCATGAAGTACGCCCTCATGGGCTTTGCGCCCATGGTGGTGGTCTTTCTGCGCATGGCCCTGGCCTCCCTGCTGCTGCTTCCCGCCTGGGGCCATGTGCCCAAGGCCGGACGCCGCCCCGGAGACCTCAAATGGCTGGCGCTCATGTGCCTGCTGCAGCCCTGCCTGTACTTCCTGCTGGAGGGCTTCGCCATGAGCCTGACCACCTCGGCCCAGGCGGGCATGATCTCCTCCCTGGTGCCGCTGCTGGTGGCGGCCGGGGCGTACGCCTTCCTTGGCGAGCCGCTGGGGCCGCGCATGGTTCTCGGCGTGTGCCTGTCGCTGGGGGGCGTGGTCTGGCTGTCCCTGTGCGGGGCGGCGGAACAGGCCGCGCCCAATCCGCCCCTGGGCAACCTGCTGGAGCTCTTCGCCATGTGCTGCGCCAGCGGCTACATGGTGGTGATCAAGCATCTGTCGCGGCGCTACGATTCCTGGCATCTGACGGAGCTGCAGGTCTTCGCCGGGGCGGTGTTCTTTCTGCCAACGGCGCTGGCCACGGACACCCGCTGGCTGGCCGATCCGGCCGGAGCCCTGGCAGTTGTCCCGCTCGAAGCCTGGTTGGGCGTGGCCTATCTTGGCGGGGTGGTGACCCTGGGCGCCTTCGGCATGTACCACAGGGCCGTGGTCAGCCTGCCCTCGGCCCAGGCGGCGGCCAGCATCAATCTGGTGCCGCTGGTGGCGGTGCTGGCGGGCTGGGCCATGCTGGGCGAGCGCCTGGCCCTGGGGCAGGTCTTGGCTTGCGGGCTGATTCTCTGCGGCGTGCTGCTGGGGCAGACCAGGGGCGGACGCAGGGCACAGGACGCCTCCCCAACCGGCGCGCCAACGGCCGACGCCTGA
- the nadD gene encoding nicotinate (nicotinamide) nucleotide adenylyltransferase: MSRIGILGGSFNPIHAGHMRMAVEAREAMGLDRVLLMPAGEPPHKPVDGMLPFAHRLRLVELAVRGVSGLSASGLEGTRPGPSYTVETLCALREKMPGDELTFIMGSESFLALPNWLRGVELPGLASVAVGLRPGVDAQGLMDFARTRWPGTQELGPGHMRFPTGTELRLVSMPVFEVSATDVRRRWRERLSLAMLVPQAVEEILERGGTAYEQAWGQRGEG, from the coding sequence GTGAGCAGGATCGGAATTCTGGGCGGCAGCTTCAACCCCATTCACGCTGGACACATGCGCATGGCCGTGGAGGCCCGCGAAGCCATGGGTCTTGACCGCGTGCTGCTGATGCCGGCGGGCGAGCCGCCGCACAAGCCCGTGGACGGGATGCTGCCCTTTGCCCACAGGCTGCGCCTGGTGGAGCTTGCCGTGCGCGGGGTGAGCGGCCTTTCGGCCAGCGGGTTGGAAGGCACCCGTCCCGGCCCCTCCTATACGGTGGAGACGCTCTGCGCCCTGCGCGAGAAGATGCCCGGCGACGAGCTGACCTTCATCATGGGCAGCGAATCCTTCCTGGCCTTGCCGAACTGGCTGCGTGGCGTCGAATTGCCGGGCCTGGCCTCGGTGGCCGTTGGCCTGCGTCCAGGAGTCGATGCGCAGGGCCTCATGGACTTCGCCCGGACGCGCTGGCCCGGAACGCAGGAACTTGGGCCTGGGCACATGCGCTTCCCGACCGGGACCGAGCTGCGTCTGGTGTCCATGCCGGTGTTCGAGGTGAGCGCCACGGACGTGCGCCGCCGCTGGCGCGAGCGCCTGAGCCTAGCCATGCTGGTGCCCCAGGCCGTGGAGGAGATTCTTGAGCGCGGCGGCACGGCGTACGAACAGGCCTGGGGGCAGCGGGGCGAAGGCTAG
- a CDS encoding tetratricopeptide repeat protein produces the protein MDEKKPAEQNEPHVNPLAVDQLEQIKRAVPDTSQRLFDFLVTNLKPIAIGCGLIILAAAGYAGVEKWRASQVAKAGDQLGVVLIDKDDAAARTQALEEFLKDAPAGLAPTAQLELAAAATLAGRYDTAAKAWAELEGSASADMRAMAGIGHAKCLLLSGKSADALAKLNALKTSAPEAYAQAITRQIAVAAEAAGDAKTASAAYAELAQKAEGAEKPFFEFKANQSQPKS, from the coding sequence ATGGACGAGAAGAAGCCCGCAGAGCAGAACGAACCGCACGTCAATCCCCTGGCCGTTGACCAGCTGGAGCAGATCAAGCGGGCCGTGCCCGACACCTCCCAGCGCTTGTTCGACTTCCTGGTCACGAACCTGAAACCCATCGCCATAGGCTGCGGGCTGATCATCCTTGCGGCCGCCGGGTACGCAGGGGTTGAAAAGTGGCGTGCAAGCCAGGTGGCCAAGGCCGGCGACCAGCTCGGCGTCGTCCTCATCGACAAGGACGATGCGGCCGCGCGCACCCAGGCGCTTGAAGAATTCCTGAAGGACGCCCCCGCGGGCCTTGCGCCCACCGCCCAGCTGGAGCTTGCCGCGGCGGCCACCCTGGCCGGGCGGTACGACACGGCGGCCAAGGCCTGGGCCGAACTCGAAGGCTCCGCCTCCGCCGACATGCGCGCCATGGCGGGCATTGGCCACGCCAAGTGCCTGCTGCTTTCCGGCAAAAGCGCGGATGCCCTGGCCAAATTGAACGCCCTCAAGACCAGCGCCCCGGAGGCGTACGCCCAGGCCATTACCCGGCAGATCGCCGTGGCGGCCGAGGCCGCCGGAGACGCCAAGACCGCCAGCGCCGCCTACGCCGAACTGGCCCAAAAGGCCGAAGGCGCGGAAAAGCCTTTCTTCGAGTTCAAGGCCAACCAGTCGCAACCCAAGAGCTAG
- a CDS encoding DUF169 domain-containing protein — protein MSTPDFAAMQELLMRELRLMHYPVAVTYFFDQANLDAFRKSQPHYAPVKPVTFCQAEIGARMEGIPVLVEKDKMGCTNAQFVMGWKGMDEAEVKSHAKYCADLEQAKRFVETKPRLPEGTLLAVAVSPLALAVGVPDVVHFYCDNMQAYHLVDDWMATQNVHPFQPSFCMNSAACGGCVQTFNSKLANISLACSGSYNAGKTERGEINVFIPGAHIADIAARIAARVAEKGGASITRIGHPFPGADICKNCPLIVFKKEGETAKA, from the coding sequence ATGTCCACACCCGATTTCGCCGCCATGCAGGAACTGCTCATGCGCGAGCTGCGGCTCATGCACTATCCCGTGGCCGTCACATACTTCTTCGACCAGGCCAATCTGGATGCTTTCCGCAAAAGCCAGCCCCACTACGCGCCGGTAAAGCCCGTGACCTTCTGCCAGGCCGAAATCGGCGCGCGCATGGAGGGCATTCCCGTCCTGGTGGAAAAGGACAAGATGGGCTGCACCAACGCCCAGTTCGTGATGGGCTGGAAGGGGATGGACGAAGCCGAGGTCAAGAGCCACGCCAAGTACTGCGCCGACCTGGAGCAGGCGAAACGCTTCGTGGAGACCAAGCCCAGACTGCCCGAAGGCACGCTTTTGGCCGTGGCCGTAAGCCCGCTTGCATTGGCCGTGGGCGTGCCCGACGTGGTGCATTTCTATTGCGACAACATGCAGGCCTATCACCTTGTCGACGACTGGATGGCCACCCAGAACGTGCATCCCTTCCAGCCGTCTTTCTGCATGAACTCCGCGGCCTGCGGCGGCTGCGTGCAAACCTTCAACTCGAAACTCGCCAACATCTCCCTGGCCTGCAGCGGCAGCTACAACGCGGGCAAGACCGAGCGCGGCGAGATCAACGTGTTCATCCCCGGCGCGCACATCGCGGACATCGCCGCGCGCATCGCCGCGCGCGTGGCCGAAAAGGGCGGAGCGTCCATCACCCGCATCGGCCACCCGTTCCCCGGCGCGGACATCTGCAAGAACTGCCCGCTCATCGTGTTCAAGAAGGAAGGCGAAACGGCCAAGGCCTAG
- a CDS encoding glutamate-5-semialdehyde dehydrogenase, translating to MDIAAEMRAMAQAARAASRRLAAAEGSARRQALLGLADLLGARAQALFAANARDVDAARARGLDQARLDRLAITEGVLGSMIQGCREVAAMSDPVGEIESMKKRPNGMLVGRMRVPLGVVAMIFESRPNALVDAAALCIKSGNAAILRGGSEAFHSLSALAATIHDALEAAGLPRECVQTPPTADRQAVTELLKLDEYIDVVIPRGGEGLIRAVVEQAKMPVLKHYKGVCHTFVDETADLARAVDIVLNAKAQRPGTCNALECLLVHRAVAGTFLPLVAERLGAAGVRFKCCPEALPLLAARCTTAEAAQDDDWGREFLSLTLAVKVVADLDEALEHIARFGSNHTEAILTESHKNAMRFTREADASMVAVNASTRLNDGGELGLGAEIGISTTKLHAYGPMGILELMSAKFVALGQGQIRQ from the coding sequence ATGGACATCGCCGCAGAAATGCGCGCCATGGCGCAGGCCGCGCGCGCCGCATCCCGCCGTCTGGCCGCGGCGGAGGGCAGCGCCCGGCGGCAGGCCCTGCTGGGCCTGGCCGACCTGCTTGGCGCGCGCGCCCAGGCCCTTTTTGCCGCCAACGCCCGCGATGTCGACGCCGCGCGCGCGCGCGGCCTTGACCAGGCGCGGCTCGACCGCCTCGCCATCACCGAGGGCGTGCTCGGCTCCATGATTCAGGGGTGCCGCGAGGTGGCCGCCATGAGCGATCCCGTGGGCGAGATCGAATCCATGAAGAAGCGGCCCAACGGAATGCTGGTGGGGCGTATGCGCGTTCCGCTCGGCGTGGTGGCCATGATCTTCGAGTCGCGGCCCAACGCCCTGGTGGACGCAGCCGCCCTGTGCATCAAGAGCGGCAACGCGGCAATCCTGCGCGGCGGCAGCGAGGCCTTCCATTCCCTCTCCGCCCTCGCCGCGACCATCCACGACGCCCTTGAGGCCGCCGGACTGCCGCGCGAGTGCGTGCAGACGCCGCCCACCGCCGACCGCCAGGCCGTGACGGAACTCCTCAAGCTCGACGAGTACATCGACGTGGTGATTCCGCGCGGGGGCGAGGGGCTTATCCGCGCCGTGGTGGAGCAGGCCAAGATGCCGGTCTTGAAGCATTACAAGGGCGTGTGCCACACGTTTGTGGACGAGACCGCCGATTTGGCGCGCGCTGTGGACATTGTGCTGAACGCCAAGGCGCAGCGCCCCGGCACCTGCAACGCCCTGGAGTGCCTGCTGGTCCACCGGGCCGTGGCCGGAACCTTTCTGCCCCTTGTGGCCGAGAGGCTCGGTGCCGCAGGGGTGCGCTTCAAGTGCTGCCCGGAGGCCTTGCCCCTGCTGGCCGCCCGGTGCACCACTGCGGAGGCCGCCCAGGACGACGACTGGGGCCGCGAGTTCTTGTCCCTGACCCTGGCGGTGAAGGTGGTGGCCGACCTGGACGAGGCCCTTGAGCACATCGCCCGCTTCGGCTCCAACCACACCGAGGCCATTCTGACCGAGAGCCACAAGAACGCCATGCGCTTCACCCGCGAGGCCGACGCCAGCATGGTGGCCGTGAACGCCAGCACGCGGCTCAACGACGGCGGCGAATTGGGTCTCGGGGCGGAGATCGGCATCTCCACCACCAAGCTGCACGCTTACGGCCCCATGGGGATTCTGGAGCTCATGAGCGCCAAGTTCGTGGCGCTGGGCCAGGGGCAGATCAGGCAATAG
- a CDS encoding OmpA family protein, whose amino-acid sequence MSIRKRLLTGTLLAAMMALVLAVGAQAETLRPKVDNFILFVDYSGSMAMTSDSLNSVKIKHAKELIERMNAEIPALGYKSSVATFAPYSQLSAPATYNKAAVSKAASAIKTDYDIYGRNTPMGIGLKDLDPTLAQFSGKTALIIFTDGDSNYGADPVAEAKALYAKYPNVCIHVVSYADNARGRAVVDEIRAISSCTVVGDPKALGDAAALKKYVKDVFYEVVPDAPVARSVEPVKDECETITFGNLNFGFDKYQITKEMEPALEQALVILKDSKCKRFTVEGHTDSVGTVPYNQKLSERRANSVASWLSSHGFNASKLNVVGKGKLEPKYDNKTEEGRHLNRRVEIRSN is encoded by the coding sequence ATGAGCATACGCAAACGCCTTCTGACCGGAACCCTGCTCGCCGCCATGATGGCCCTTGTGCTGGCCGTTGGCGCCCAGGCCGAAACCTTAAGGCCCAAGGTCGACAACTTTATTCTGTTCGTCGACTATTCCGGCTCCATGGCCATGACCAGCGACTCGCTCAACTCTGTGAAAATCAAGCACGCCAAAGAGCTTATCGAGCGCATGAACGCCGAGATTCCCGCCCTTGGCTACAAGAGCAGCGTGGCCACCTTCGCCCCCTACAGCCAGCTCTCGGCTCCGGCCACCTACAACAAGGCCGCCGTGTCCAAGGCCGCCAGCGCCATCAAGACCGACTACGACATCTACGGCCGCAACACCCCCATGGGCATCGGCCTCAAGGATCTGGACCCGACCCTCGCCCAGTTCTCCGGCAAGACCGCGCTGATCATCTTCACCGACGGCGACTCCAACTACGGCGCCGACCCCGTGGCCGAGGCCAAGGCCCTGTACGCCAAGTATCCCAACGTCTGCATCCACGTCGTGTCCTACGCCGACAACGCCCGCGGCCGCGCGGTGGTGGACGAGATTCGCGCCATCAGCAGTTGCACCGTGGTGGGCGACCCCAAGGCCCTTGGCGACGCCGCCGCCCTCAAGAAGTACGTCAAGGACGTGTTCTATGAGGTGGTTCCCGACGCCCCCGTCGCCCGCTCCGTCGAGCCCGTGAAGGACGAATGCGAGACCATCACCTTCGGCAACCTGAACTTCGGCTTCGACAAGTACCAGATCACCAAGGAGATGGAGCCCGCCCTGGAGCAGGCCCTCGTCATCCTCAAGGACTCCAAGTGCAAGCGCTTCACGGTTGAGGGCCACACCGACTCCGTGGGCACCGTGCCTTACAACCAGAAGCTCTCCGAGCGCCGCGCCAACTCCGTGGCCAGCTGGCTGTCCAGCCACGGCTTCAACGCCTCCAAGCTCAACGTGGTCGGCAAGGGCAAGCTTGAGCCCAAGTACGACAACAAGACCGAGGAAGGACGCCACCTGAACCGCCGCGTGGAAATCCGCAGCAACTAG